The Moorena producens PAL-8-15-08-1 genomic interval CTATGGGCACGATTATTGAGGAGGAAACCGTTAAGAATAAAATAGGTAAGCATTCGAATAATGCTGAGTTAGGTCACAGCGTCGTTCGCACAGCGTGGCCAAACGCGCCCCGCGTGGCCAAACGCGCCCCGCGTGGCCAAAGGCCAAGGCCAAGGCCAAAGCCTGTGCCACAAATCTTTTCCCTACGCTGGGTTTATTTTAAGCTGACCGCTGACCGCTGACCGCTGACCGCTGACCACCCAAACCCTTAATTTTTAAATTAAACTATAAAAAATGAACCATTTTCTGGTATGGAATTACTCACCTTTGATTTCTGATCCTTCCTTAGACCCATGGATTCCCAAGTAGATTTCCAAGATGCCTTTGATGTGATTGTAGTTGGGGCGGGACACGCTGGTTGTGAAGCCGCCCTAGCTTCAGCACGGTTGGGCTGTCGTACTATCCTACTTACCCTCAATCTAGACAAAATTGCTTGGCAACCCTGTAACCCAGCAGTGGGAGCACCAGCCAAGTCTCAACTCACCCATGAGGTAGATGCTTTGGGTGGAGAAATAGGCAAAATGGCTGACCGTACCTACCTGCAAAAGCGGGTACTGAACTGTTCACGGGGACCAGCGGTTTGGGCTTTGCGAGCGCAGACGGATAAGCGAGAATATGCGGCTGTGATGAAGGAGATTGTAGAAAATCAAGAAAACTTGACTCTCCGGGAAGCCATGGTCACGGATTTGGTGCTGGGGGCTAATGATGAGGTGATAGGTGTTCAGACTTACTTCGGTGTGGCTTTGAAAGCATCGGCAGTGATCTTGACAACTGGCACTTTCCTGGGTGGACGGATCTGGGTGGGAAACAAGTCCATGTCAGCAGGACGGGCTGGGGAATTTGCGGCAATTGGCTTGACGGAAACCCTTAACCGCTTAGGCTTTGAAACGGGACGACTCAAGACGGGAACCCCCGCACGGGTAGATAAGCGCTCCGTAGATTACAGCAACTTGGAACCTCAACCAGGGGATGAGGAGGTGCGCTGGTTTAGCTTTGACCCAGATGTGTGGGTGGAACGAGAGCAGATGAATTGCTATCTGACCCGCACGACTTCTGAGACTCACCGCTTGATTCGGGACAATCTTCATCTATCCCCAATCTATGGAGGCTGGGTGGATGCTAAAGGACCCCGATACTGCCCTAGTATTGAAGATAAAATTGTGCGCTTTGCTGATAAAGAAAGCCACCAGATTTTTATTGAACCAGAAGGACGAGATATTCCAGAACTCTATATCCAGGGATTTTCAACTGGATTACCAGAAAATTTGCAGTTGCAGCTATTGCGAACTCTTCCGGGATTAGAAAATTGCGCTATGCTGCGTCCTGCTTATGCGGTTGAGTATGATTATTTACCGGCAACTCAGTGTTATCCGACACTGATGACTAAGACAATTGAGGGATTGTTCTGCGCTGGACAAATTAATGGTACCACTGGCTACGAAGAAGCAGCAGCTCAAGGGATTGTATCGGGAATTAATGCAGTGCGCTACGTCCGCCATCAGGAAATGGTGGTGTTTCCTAGGGAAGAAAGCTATATAGGCACGTTAATTGACGATTTGTGTACCAAAGACCTGCGGGAACCTTACCGAATGCTGACTAGCCGTTCGGAGTATCGGTTACTATTACGGTCTGATAACGCTGACCGCCGTATGACTCCTTTAGGACGGAAACTGGGTTTGATTGATGACCGTAGGTGGCAGCTGTATCAACAAAAACAGGCAAACATTACTACAGAAAAAACCCGACTCCAGTCGGTGCGGATTAAGGAACATGATCCAATCGGAATTGCGATCGCATCCGATACCCAGCAAAAGATCAAAAACTCGATTACCTTAGCTGAGTTACTACGTCGTCCTGGTTTCCACTATGTCAATCTAGACCAATATGGACTGGGTGACCCTAACCTGAATCAGTCGGAACGGGAAGGAGCAGAAATTGATCTAAAATATGATGGTTATCTTAAGCGTCAGCAAAAGCAAATTGACCAAGTTTCTCGGCAAGCTAATCGGCAGTTACCACCAGATTTGGATTATGCTGCTATAGAAACTCTATCCAAGGAGTCTCGTGAAAAGCTTAGCCAGGTCAAACCTATGACTATTGGTCAGGCATCGAGAGTTGGCGGGGTCAATCCAGCAGATATCAATGCGTTGCTGGTATATCTAGAGGTGCGGGAACGAAAGTTAAGTCGTGTTGTGGCTCCCTAATCTTAGGGTAATCTGTTAGTGATTCCTAATCTTAGGGCTGAGGAGATCGGCATTGCTCAATCAATGAATGAATATGAGTGGGGTGGGCTCCTACCTGGCAATTGTAACGGGCAAGATGCCCGTTCCACGGCAAGATGCCCGTTCCACGGCAAGATGCCCGTTCCACAACAAGATGCCTATTCCACAAAACTATTCAAATCATTCCATTATTAAGCAACACCCGATTTTTGAGGATTCTTCCCATAGAAAAGTAAAGTTTTGGGTCTCGGAAGATAATCTTCTCAAAGATATAGTCATAGTCAAAGTTACGAGAGCATACCATCGATGTCTCAGGATGTGATTACCAAAGACAAATCAACAGAGCGGTTGAACCCTCCCCTTCCCATTCAGCCATGGTCGGTAGATGCTGAAGCCGATAGGTTAATGGATGATTTATTTGGGGATCTGTACCAAATGATTGAAAACGGCTGCGAGTTGCCGAGAGAACCCCCTGAGCCAGACTATGTCTCCTTAGAACCGATAGCAATCCCGAAAATTCCCATATCAGCAGCAATCATTCCCTTTCTGGAATCGCCACTCCCCGCAACCCAGGAGTTAGCCGAAACCACCTCAAGTGAGTTGCAAACGACAACGGCAGATACTGACTCTAGTACTATCGCCGATAACTCTAGTCGGTTTTTAGACAAGCTCCTATGGACTTTAGCCTTACTGTCCCTATCCGCAATCACAATGATGTGGCTGACTAGCCAAGGAAAGCTAACTTGGTCATGGTTGAACAACTTGGTGGCTTTGGTATCATTACAACAAGGCAAAGTCTCAGAACATGATGCCCAGTTTATTAACTATATGTTGCGATCGCTAGAAGTAATTGACCGCAAAGCAGAAGCTATCAAAAAAACTGTGATCGCTCAATCATTACCAGACCCCACGCCTCCCAATCCTCCGGTAGCTCCTAACTCAGCAGCAACTGCAGCACCAACTGCTATCAAAGAACGTGTCTTAGAACGAGTTTATTACATACCAATTGAAAAGGTTCCAACCCCTGATCCTGCCATAGCATCCTCAGCGCCAGTCACACCATCCCCTGCTACTACACCATTACCTACACCATCCCCATCACCAATCCCGAAACCTCCGTCAAATGCTGTTCTAGAACCACCGCCACCAACTATTGTAGAATTACCGCCACCACCAATGCCAGACCCCCTGCCCACCGCTACTCTTGACCGACTCCCTACCCCCCCACCTCCCCCACGAACATCACCTGCTATCAAACATACCTTGGTAGGATTACTGGAGCTAGGAGAACAATCTGCTGCTTTGTTTAAAATTGATGGTGTTACCCAACGGGTTAAGCTGGGGGAAGCAATTGCTAATAGCGGTTGGACTCTAGTCTCTGTAGATAATCAGGAAGCAGTTATTCGACGCAATGGTGAAGTTCGTTCAATTTACGTTGGACAACATTTTTAGCTATGTAAGATCATGACTGTAATAAATCACCATATCGAATGTAAAAAACAAATTATAACGCTCTAGGGAAATTAAGAACAGGATGGCTCGGTTGCCAATTGCCAATGGTATTTTGTAGTGGGTTATATTATGTATGCGATCGCATACCCAATTTGTGCGATCGCAAAAACCCCAATGGTCACTTAAATTAACTATTATTAACTAACTATATTTAGCATTCCTGTAGCTATTTCAGATAAGCTGAGATATGTTGATATAACAGAGTGAAAGATATATGATCTAATAGGATCTAGGATAGTGGTGCAGTGGGACTATTTGAAGACCTGAATCGATTTCTAGAAAGTCGTCTAGAAGAATTTCTCCGCAACAATCCTCATCTAGAGTTACAGGCACTAGAGGAGCAGTTGCGCGAGCAAGAAAAAGACACACTGCGGCTAATTATTGACTTACAGCAACAGGAAAAACGGTTGCAAGACCAAATTCTCGCCGTTGCCAAAGACATTCAACGTTGGCATGAGCGTATTGAAAAGGCTAAGTCCCACAACAGATTTGATTTGGCTAAAGGAGCTCAAGAGCGAGAAGCAGCTCTGTTACGTCAAGGCAATCAGCTTTGGGGTCAGATGGAAGGGGTTAAACAGCGCATTACTAAAGCCAAGGAACTCCAAGAACAGATTAAAAACCGTCGCGCTGAAGTGCAGGCTAAAGCTAGAGATACAGCAGCAGCTCGCGCAAGTGCTCAGCCGAAGGGGAACTCCCAGACATTTGCCTGGAATCAGACAACCAAGAGTAACCAATACAATATTCCTTCTGGTGTAGACCCTTTAGAGCAACAGTTTAAAAGCTGGGAAATGGATGAAGAGTTGGAGCAAATGAAGCGGAATATGAACCGTTCTTGATGCAGTCGCTCATGGGGGAAACCACGGCAGTCGCTCATGGTTTGTTCGCGTTCGCCTTTGGCGTGGCCTACGGCCAAGCGTGGCCTACGGCCAAGTTACCGTAAGATAGTGGAGCCTTGTCTTGATGCAGTCGCTCATGGGGGAAACCCCCAAGACCGCGCAAATCACGCTATTAACAAATATTGAACCCTTTTCTGCATAACCTGCTAACTATAAAGGCGACCCTATCTAAGGTTTCGTCTCCGGGGGAACCCCCTTTGGCGGCGCTGCCTTCCCAAGACCGCGCTGCATCGCTTGATAAAGGATGAATTATTAAAAATTAAGAATTCATTAATCCTTTTTTTGAAAAGGACGATTAATAATAAAAGAAATTGATTTTTGTTGGATAGGCAAGGTAGGAAATAAGGACTGCTTTGTAGGGTTTAATTTAGCAGTATTGGTAATGTCTTGGTCTTGGCTGTCTTGGCTTAGATTAGGAGCAGATGAATCAGATGGAAAGGAAGGCTGGCGAAAAATCCAGCCTGGATGCTTGCCATAGTTAGAAGCGATCGCTAATAAGGCTCCTGCTAAGATAAACACTGGTAGTGGTAGAGTTACGTGTCTAACCCACTGGTAGATTTCCACCATCACAAAAAACACCAAAACGCTAGCTATCCAAATCTTTATAACTCTATCCGATACCATGCCAATCTTATGCTCTGATTCGGTTTGTTCCGTCTGAGGAAGCTGATGGAATGTGAGTCACGCAAACATTGTTTCCATCAGCTCCTGTAGACCATACTACACCTTGGCTGCTACTTTGGCTGGAGCGGATATCAAGGTTTCATAAGTTGACCGCATCTTCAGACCAACAAGAACCTGGAACAACCCAGAACCATTGTTAGAGCCAGGATAATCCTTGTGCTTGAGCAATAACTCAGTCATCTCTCCATCGTACTTGGTTGAGGTATTGCTGAGGTGACTTTCGATGTAAATCATCTCGTTTAGGTTATCAAACTGACCATCTACCTCTAGTACAGAGACTTCGTTACCCATGTAGCTGTCTGGTCCATAGTACATTTTCAGGCCAGGATAAGCACAGGTTAGCTTGCGACCACAAGGTCTCCAATCGATGGTTGACCCTTCATCAAACAGATAAACTGGCTCGAAGTCTTTCACTCCTTCCTTTTGAACTAGGCGCACCCGCAGTAGATTGCTTTCCTTAGCTGCCTCTCCCTGAAGCAGCTGGGTGGGAAAGATTTGAATGACCACATCAGCGTATTGCTTCTGGACTTCAATGTAAGCTTCAAAGTCTGGACGTCTAGCTTCAATCGACGCTAGGATATCCTCATAACGATGGCCCCGTTCTGCCATGTCCCGCTGGATTTTCCATTGGATTTTGACCTCATCGCTAATGTCTAGGTAAACGCCGAAGTCAACCAGATCACGCACCCGCTCATCATAAAGAGGGTGCAGGCCTTCAATCACTACAACTTTATTTGGCTCAATCCGCTCTGGTGGATCAAGTTCACCGGTCTCATGGTTGTAGATAGGTTTGTCTATGCCCCGACCTTCTTTTAGCGCTTTGATTTGCTCATACATCAAGTCAAAGTTATTTGCCTTAGGATTAAGGGCAGTAACTTTTTTCTCTTTGCGCTGTTTGCGATCCAGACTGTGATAGTCATCCAGACAAATCACCGTCATGAACTCCTGGCCAAATAGGTCGGTCAAACGCTTGAGAAACGTTGATTTACCGCATCCTGAGTCTCCAGCAACTCCTATAACTACCACCCTCTCCAGATCTGTGGTCATATCTTCCCTCTAACGTAAAACATATTCTCAAATCAGTTTTCAGTAAGCCAAAGCCCAAGCCTGGGAGCAATCTGACACACGCTTATAGTGGTGCTTGATAACATGCCACCATAAATCCACTCGCTTAAGTACTAACCACTAGGGAAGACCAAAGCCAAGCTCTGCTTAAGTATTTACTACTAGCTGCTCATAGTGGATTCTACCAAAACCAGATTGCTTATACAAGGCTGATTGTCAGTAGCATTACCTCGCTTAGTACTTATGCTAAGGTTTGTTGGGCATTTTTTAAAGAAAAAATTAAACTGACTCAGGATTTACAGTTTTTGAGTTACTCATCATGTAACTTGAGAGTAGTGCCTAGCAGTGCCTCTACACTAATTCTCTCCCTGATAAACCAAAAACATTACTGGGCATAGCTTTACAATGTTACGCTAATAAGGCATTATTCGGGGTTATTACTAGCTAGCCGCTCACCCATCGACCGTGAGTCCGTTTGTGGTGCCAAGGCAAGTCTTAGGAATACATAGTTAGCAATACATAGTCAGTTTGGTTTGGAGCAATACAAGCAATGTCTAGTCCTAGCGAGTCTACTAATTCCAGCACTAGTACAGAATTTGGTAGTCGCACTTACCTTTATGAGGTAGTCGGTCTTCGTCAAAATGGACCGATTCGTCAGAGTGGCACGGTTTTGTTGACGGTGCCCTATAACCGCATGAAGCAGGAAATGCAGCGGATTGCTCGCATGGGAGGGAAGATTGTCAGCATTAAACCTCTATCCAGTAGTGCTGCGAATGGGTCAGTGGCCCAAACAGAACCTACCCAGTCAGAAAACACAAGTACGCCTATGACTCAAGCGAAACCCAAAAAGGCAAAAGATGATATCCCTGTCAATACCTATCGACCCAAAAACCCCTTCATTGGTAAGTGTATATCAAACGAACAACTAGTCCGGGAAGGGGGTATTGGTAATTGCCGTCACATCAAATTTGACCTTTCTGGAAGTGAGCTGCGCTATCTCGAAGGTCAAAGTATTGGCATTATTCCCGATGGTACTGATGACAAAGGGAAACCCCACAAGCTTCGTCTGTACTCCATTGCTTCTACTCGTCACGGCGATGACCTGGATGATAAGACAGTATCCCTGTGTGTCAGACAGCTGCAGTACAAACATCCCGAAACTGGGGAAACCGTAAACGGTGTTTGCTCTACTTTCCTGTGCACTATGAATCCAGGGGATGATGTCAAAATCACTGGACCGGTGGGTAAGGAGATGTTGCTGCCATCAGACCCCAATGCCAATATCATCATGATGGCAACGGGCACTGGTATTGCACCATTCCGCGCTTTCCTATGGCGGATGTTTAAGGAGCAGCACGAAGATTACAAGTTCAAGGGCTTGGCTTGGCTGATCTTTGGTATTTCTACTACCCCTAACATCCTCTACAAAGATGATTTAGAAGCAATGCAGCAGAATAACCCAGATAACTTCCGCCTCACCTATGCCATTAGCCGTGAGCAGAAGAATTCTGAAGGGGGCAAAATGTATATCCAGCACAGGGTGGCCGAACATGCTGACGAGTTGTGGAAGCTGATGCAGGAACCAAACACCCATACCTACATCTGCGGATTAAAAGGTATGGAAGGTGGTATTGATGAGGCTTTGACCGCTGCAGCTGCTAAAGAGGATGTAGATTGGACTACATACCGACAGCAAATGAAGAAAGCACATCGCTGGCACGTAGAAACCTACTAGTAAAAACCTAATAGGTTACGGCTGGTATAAAGTAAATCCTCCTTTTGGAGGATTTAGATCAAACTAGCGCGTCTGTTTCCTTTGCCAATAGGCCTGAGGGACACAGGCGCGCTACTGTTTTTTTGAGCTTATCCTAACTCCCTTGCTCAGATGATGAGAGTTATGTTAAATTTAGTTAAAATAACGTTACAATAACTTGTGTTATCACCAGTTATGTGTCAATAACCCTCAAAGGTATTGACAGAAAATACAAACATACTATAAGCAAACGGTTTTAGGGTATTCAATCAATTTTTGATCTTGAGTTCTTTTGTAATCAGATCCTCCCTAACAGGGTGATACCAGCATTCGTTACCAGTAATAGAGGCGAATAAAACATGAAATTTTCTTGGAGAATACTCCTACTCTGGACATTACCTGCCCTAGTCATTGGTTTTTTCTTTTGGCAGGGAACATTTGCCAGTACTACCGGGAATATGGGTAGTAATACCGCCAGTACTCGCATGACCTATGGTCGCTTCTTGGACTATATTGATTCCGGTAGAGTCACTAGTGTTGACCTCTATGATAGTGGTCGCACAGCGATTGTAGAAGCTGTGGATGTGGATCTTGATAACCGCTTACAACGGCTGCGAGTAGATCTTCCCATTAGTGCACCGGAACTGATTTCTAAGCTCAGAGAGTCTAATATTGCTCTGACATCCCATCCCGCTCGTAATGATGGAGCAATTTGGGGACTGCTGGGGAATTTAATTTTTCCGATTCTCTTGATTGCGGGATTATTTTTCCTATTCCGTCGCTCCAGCAACATGAATGGTGGTCCTGGTCAAGCGATGAATTTCGGGAAATCCCGGGCGCGGTTCATGATGGAAGCGAAAACTGGGGTCCTGTTTGATGATGTGGCCGGTATCGAAGAAGCCAAAGAGGAACTCGAAGAAGTAGTTACATTCCTCAAGCAACCGGAACGGTTTACCGCTGTCGGAGCACGAATACCAAAAGGTGTGCTGCTGGTCGGTCCTCCTGGAACTGGTAAAACCCTCTTAGCAAAAGCGATCGCTGGTGAAGCAGGAGTGCCTTTCTTTAGTATCTCTGGTTCCGAATTCGTGGAAATGTTCGTAGGTGTTGGTGCCTCTAGGGTTCGTGACTTGTTCAAAAAAGCTAAGGAAAATGCCCCTTGCTTGATATTTATCGATGAAATTGATGCGGTAGGACGGCAACGGGGAGCTGGAATTGGTGGTGGTAATGATGAACGGGAGCAAACCCTAAACCAATTGCTGACGGAAATGGACGGGTTTGAAGGAAACACTGGCATTATCGTGATTGCGGCTACTAACCGTGCGGATGTGCTGGATACAGCTCTGTTACGTCCCGGACGCTTTGACCGCCAGGTGATGGTAGATCCCCCAGACCTGAAAGGGCGGATTAAGATTTTGGAAGTCCATGCTCGGGATAAAAAACTGGCTTCAGAAATTTCCATCGAAGTAATCGCAAGACGGACTCCTGGATTCACTGGTGCTGATTTATCCAACCTCCTCAATGAAGCCGCTATCCTGACTGCTCGCCGTCGCAAAGAAGCGATTACCATGCTGGAAATCAATGATGCGGTTGACCGGGTAGTGGCTGGGATGGAAGGTACTCCCCTGGTAGATAGCAAGAACAAGCGATTGATTGCTTATCATGAAGTTGGTCACGCTATTATTGGTACTCTAGTCAAGGATCACGATCCTGTACAGAAAGTTACCCTGATTCCCCGAGGACAAGCTCAAGGTCTCACCTGGTTTACTCCTAGTGAAGAGCAAGGTTTAATTACCAGAGCTCAGCTTTTGGCTCGCATTACTGGAGCGTTAGGCGGTCGAGCTGCGGAAGAAGAAGTATTCGGTCATGCTGAAGTCACTACTGGTGCCGGTGGTGATTTGCAGCAATTAACTGGGATCGCACGGCAAATGGTAACTCGCTACGGGATGAGTGACTTAGGTTCTCTGTCCTTGGAAAGCCAAGAGGGAGAAGTCTTTCTCGGTGCGGGATTAATGTCTAGGGCAGAGTACTCTGAAGAGGTTGCTGCTCGGATTGATCAGCAAGTTCGTCAAATTGTAGAACATTGCCATCATGAAGCACGAGAGATCATTCGGGAGAATCGAGATGCGGTTGATCGATTGGTGGATCTGTTGATTGAAAAGGAAACTATTGAAGGTGAGGAGTTCCGTCAAATTGTGGCTGAGTACACCGATGTGCCTGAAAAGCCACAGTATGTACCTCAGTTATAAGGATTTATTGAAAGTTTAAGGTTTAAGGTTTAATGTTGAATGTTGAATGTTGAATGTTTAATATTTAATGTTTAATATTGATGTTTATCCTGAATCCTTAATAAATAGCCCGTTTATCCAATGTTTGAGGAGCTAATAGTTTAGGTTACAGCCAAATTTAATTGGTAGTTTAATGGGCATCGAACCCATGCAATTACCTACTATGCTTCCCCGGCTTGTTCACAAGTCGGGGATTGTTGTGATTTTGTTCATTGAATATAGCGGTTTTCTTGAGCAATCAAGTATAGGGAATTTTCTTCCTTGCTCCCTGTTCCCTACTCCCTGTTCCCTGTTCCCTGTTCCCTGTTCCCTGTTCCCTGTTCCCTGTTCCCCTTACTAAACTACCTCACCCAATTAAAAACTGCTATAACATCTAAGCCAAATATGGCAAGATTACTTGAAACTTTGTTCCCACACCAATTTCGCTGTCCAGGTTAATCTTACCCCGATGCAATTCAACACATTTTTTAGCAATAGCCAGACCTAATCCTGTTCCTTTTATAGCACCAACATTAGTGGCTCGATAGAAAGATTCAAACACTCGTTGCTTTTCTTTTGGCGGAATACCAATCCCTGAATCCCGAATAGTTAAAATCGCTTCTTCTGGCTGACAAAATACATCAAATTTAATGATGCCTCCTTGGGGAGAATATTTAACCGCATTAGATAGTATATTAGTCAAAATTTGTCCAACTAGCTGTTCATCTAAATTAACTTGACTAGAATTACTCTGACTGGAAAAATCTATTTTATAGTCACTAGTTAAAGTAAGCTGTAAATTATTAAGGATTTTTTGGCATAGTTTTTCTAGATTCAAGTATTCAGGATGACAATCAAGTTCCCCTGATTCAGTTTTATCTAGGAAAATTACATTGGTCAGGAGTTGGTTCATGTGTTCAACTGCCCATCCAATTTGTTGAAAATGTTTCAGTTTTTTATCGTCTGACAATTTTTCACTGTACTTAGCTAGCAATTCAGTAGAGGATTGAATCATCATCATTGGAGTACGAAACTCATGAGATATCGTACTAATAACCCGAGATTTAAGTTCACTGAGTTCTTTTTCTTGTTCTAGGGATTTGCGAATGATTTCTGAGCGACGTTCTCGTTCTTGGATATCCGCTTCCAATTTGATTTTCTCTTTTTCTAAAGCTTGAGCTTTTCTAAGTTCAGTGGTGTCTTGTAGCATACCCGAAAAACCGGTAACTACACCATCAATAATCAAGCTTGAATGAATAGTAATCTCTCCCCAGCGGCACTTCCCTGTTTTGGTAACATATCTTATTTCATGTTTAAAGGAATCCTTTTCACCCTTGACTAGAGACTGCCACAATTGTTGATAACGTTCCTGATCATCAGGATCAATAAATTTTAGGCAATTTTTCCCGAGACTTTCTTCTACAGTAAAGCCAGTGAAAGTAGTCCAGGCGGAATTGAGAAATATCCAGTGTCCAGTGGCATCGATTTGAAAAAACACTTCTTTAACACTTTCTACCACAGAACGATATTGTTTCTCCCTCTCCCGTAAGCTTTTTTCTGCTCGATTAGCTTGGATCAGACGACGGACACGCTGCCTTAGCACTGATGGTTGGATGGGTTTAGTTATATAATCCGTTGCTCCGACTTCAAATGCCCAATCAACGGAAGCTTGGTCATTAAGTCCAGTAATCATTAATACTGGTGTTGATTCATTTTTAAGTAGCTTTTGGATTTGGGCGCAACACATAAACCCATCCATCACTGGCATCATAGCATCCAGTAAGACTATATCCGGTTTTAGCTCAGTATAAGTTGCCAGACACTGCTCCCCATCCCCTACATCTTCGACGTTATATCCCTCATTTTCCATAATTTTACGCAGCATTGTCCGCGTTTGTATATCATCATCGGCCACCAGGATTATAGGAGGATGGTTTTGTTCAGGATTAATCATAGTTAAGTTACTTAGTTTATACTGTTGATTTTTAATAGACTTCTTGCAGAAGTCGGGAACAGGGAACAGCGATGCAGCGCGGTCTTGGGGAGGCAGCGCGGTCTTGGGGGTCCCCCCCATGAGCGACTGCCGTGGTTTCCCCCATGAGCGACTGCATCAAGACGGGAACAGGGAACAGTGGACAAGAATTGATTCAAACACTATCATAAAAATACTTTTGCAAGAGATATAATAGTTAATTTATTTTTTTAATTAATTGTTGTTACGTCAACTTATTAATATTATTCATCATTTTTTTATAACTTATTACCCTTAATTGAACTACATTGATAAAAAGTGCTATAATTATGAACCTTAGCACAGCAATTTTGCCTGCACGAGCATGATGCTCACAGGAATAATTTATTTGACGAATCAAATCGGATTGTTAGAGTACAGAGGATGGTAGTTTGAGAAGGTATAAAAGTACTCAGCTTTATCTTCCTGGATCATCTCTAGTTGCCAAAACCGTATTTTTGGGTATTTTTTTGAGCTTGCAGTCAATGAAGATCTAGCAGAAATTACTCAAAGTGTTGACTGTTGACTGTTGACTGTTGACTGTTGACTGTTAATAGTAACTTTGAGTCAATGCATAGCCTACCCAAATTCTAGTGAGGCACACACCAAATTTCTTTCCTCTGGTCTGCTTCTTCCCACTCTTCCCCTCTGACCCTAAAAAAAAATAAGAGAGTCACAACTGCGGCTCTCTTAATCATCAGGGTGCATCTACTGATCTAAATATAACACAAATAATGAGGGGTGCAACCCCTCACCCCAAAAAACTGACAATTTGTTACTTTTGATACCGTCTTCAAGGAAAAGTTAACTGGAAACGGATGGGTTAACCCATGTAACGGATATAACGGAAGATGATATGGTTGTACAAACACTCAAGTTGTGGTCAAGGCGTCAAACTCTGCAATGGCTAATCTTCGCATCCAGCACCGTTATCCTGGGGGCATGTACTCCCCCAAAGCAAACCTCTTCTGGGAATAACTTGGGTGATGCTAAGCCTAGCCCATCGATGTCTTTCTCTCTAGGGGTGACCACTTGGATTGGTTTAACTCCTCTTTTGATTGCGCTCAAAAAAGGCTTCTTTCAGGAACTGGGGCTAAGGGTTGACCTGAAAACCTTTGGGTATAATCCCGATTATATCTCTGCCTTTTTAGCAGGAAAACTGGATGCTATTGCTCCTGTAACGTCTGAAGCAGTCTTATTGGCAACTAAGGGCAAAGACTATCGGATTGTTTTGGTAGAGGATAACTCCGTTGGTGGAGATGGCATCTTAGCCCGCAACAGTATTAGTAGCATTAAGGACTTTAAGGGCAAGAAGATTGCTATTGAAAAAGGGGCAGTTAGCCATTTCTTTCTACTAAAAGTACTGACAGCAGTTGGGTTGAGTGAAGCTGATGTTACCTTGGTGAACGTGGATCCAGCGGGGGCAGCAGCAGCTTACCAGGTGGGGAATGTGGACATTGCTGTTACCTATGCA includes:
- a CDS encoding ABC transporter substrate-binding protein; this translates as MVVQTLKLWSRRQTLQWLIFASSTVILGACTPPKQTSSGNNLGDAKPSPSMSFSLGVTTWIGLTPLLIALKKGFFQELGLRVDLKTFGYNPDYISAFLAGKLDAIAPVTSEAVLLATKGKDYRIVLVEDNSVGGDGILARNSISSIKDFKGKKIAIEKGAVSHFFLLKVLTAVGLSEADVTLVNVDPAGAAAAYQVGNVDIAVTYAPFLKQANLAQPDGRIIYDSSQIPTAITDVYLFATEYIEANPEAVEAFVKGVFKGLGFLNQYPSEGLAIAAKELKIEPDALAADLKGISLPDARANLEMLGNKQSDSYLLEPLMDMARFLAKQGKIDTIPDMEQFLEPKFVKAALETLHIK
- a CDS encoding response regulator, with amino-acid sequence MINPEQNHPPIILVADDDIQTRTMLRKIMENEGYNVEDVGDGEQCLATYTELKPDIVLLDAMMPVMDGFMCCAQIQKLLKNESTPVLMITGLNDQASVDWAFEVGATDYITKPIQPSVLRQRVRRLIQANRAEKSLREREKQYRSVVESVKEVFFQIDATGHWIFLNSAWTTFTGFTVEESLGKNCLKFIDPDDQERYQQLWQSLVKGEKDSFKHEIRYVTKTGKCRWGEITIHSSLIIDGVVTGFSGMLQDTTELRKAQALEKEKIKLEADIQERERRSEIIRKSLEQEKELSELKSRVISTISHEFRTPMMMIQSSTELLAKYSEKLSDDKKLKHFQQIGWAVEHMNQLLTNVIFLDKTESGELDCHPEYLNLEKLCQKILNNLQLTLTSDYKIDFSSQSNSSQVNLDEQLVGQILTNILSNAVKYSPQGGIIKFDVFCQPEEAILTIRDSGIGIPPKEKQRVFESFYRATNVGAIKGTGLGLAIAKKCVELHRGKINLDSEIGVGTKFQVILPYLA
- the ftsH2 gene encoding ATP-dependent zinc metalloprotease FtsH2, which codes for MKFSWRILLLWTLPALVIGFFFWQGTFASTTGNMGSNTASTRMTYGRFLDYIDSGRVTSVDLYDSGRTAIVEAVDVDLDNRLQRLRVDLPISAPELISKLRESNIALTSHPARNDGAIWGLLGNLIFPILLIAGLFFLFRRSSNMNGGPGQAMNFGKSRARFMMEAKTGVLFDDVAGIEEAKEELEEVVTFLKQPERFTAVGARIPKGVLLVGPPGTGKTLLAKAIAGEAGVPFFSISGSEFVEMFVGVGASRVRDLFKKAKENAPCLIFIDEIDAVGRQRGAGIGGGNDEREQTLNQLLTEMDGFEGNTGIIVIAATNRADVLDTALLRPGRFDRQVMVDPPDLKGRIKILEVHARDKKLASEISIEVIARRTPGFTGADLSNLLNEAAILTARRRKEAITMLEINDAVDRVVAGMEGTPLVDSKNKRLIAYHEVGHAIIGTLVKDHDPVQKVTLIPRGQAQGLTWFTPSEEQGLITRAQLLARITGALGGRAAEEEVFGHAEVTTGAGGDLQQLTGIARQMVTRYGMSDLGSLSLESQEGEVFLGAGLMSRAEYSEEVAARIDQQVRQIVEHCHHEAREIIRENRDAVDRLVDLLIEKETIEGEEFRQIVAEYTDVPEKPQYVPQL